Below is a window of Mycobacterium sp. 050128 DNA.
GGCCATGGCGACGTTGCAGGTGGAACATACGTGGCAGACCGGTTTCATCGCCAACTTCAGCGTCACCAATCCGAACATGTCGCCGATGGCCGACTGGAGGCTTGACTTCGACATGCCGGCGGGACAATCCGTCCTGCACGCGTGGAATAGCACCGTTACCCAATCCGGCACGCACTATGTGGTCACCCCAGCGAACTGGGATCGCGAGATCGCGCCGGGCGGTACGGCCACGGGTGGCTTCCGGGGCGTGTTGAGCGGTACCTACACCCCGCCGTCGAATTGTGTGGTCAACGAGCAATATCCCTGCACCGTGGGGTAGCCGTCGAGCGTCATTCGGCGGTGGGTGCACTCGCCGCGTACTCGGAGGCCGGACGCTGGGGCGCCGCGGATGGGCCAGCGGGCCGCGGCGCGGCGTGGGTGCGGACCTGGCGGGGCCACCAGAACCAGCGGCCCAGCAGTGTCGCGGCGGCCGGCATCATGAATGAGCGCACGATCAGGGTGTCGAACAACAAACCGATCATGATCGTGGTGCCGATTTGGCCGACGACGCGCAGATCGCTGGTCCCCATCGCACCCATCGTGAACGCGAACACGAGGCCGGCGGTGGTGACGACGCCGCCGGTGCTCCCCATCGCCCGGATCATTCCCGTCTTGAGTCCCGCGTCGATTTCTTCCCGGAACCGCGCGGCCAGCAGCAGGTTGTAGTCCGATCCGACGGCCAGCATCACGATGATGGCCATCGCGAGCACCAGCCAATGCAGCGGCATGTGCAGCATGTGCTGCCAGATCAGCACCGACAGCCCGAACGACGAGCCCAGCGAGATCGTGACCGTTCCCACGATCACCGCGGAGGCGACCACACTTCCGGTGATCGCCAGCATGATCATGAAGATCAGGCAGAGTGACGCGACCGCGGCGATCATCAGGTCGTACATGGACCCGTCGCGCTCGTCTTTGTCGGTGGACGCCGTGCCCGTCAGATAGATGTTGGCGGCCGCCAGGGGAGTCCCCTTCACGGCCTCGTCCGCGGCCTGCCGGATGCCGTCGATATGTGAAATCCCCTCGGCCGTCGCCGGATCGCCCTTGTGGGTGATGAAGAACCGCGCCGAGCTGCCATCGGGGGACAGGAACATGCTCAGTCCCCGCTTGAAGTCCGGATTTTCGAACGCTTCGGGCGGCAGGTAGAAGAAGTCGTCATTCTTGGCGCCGTCGAAGGCCTGTCCCATCACGGTCGCGTTGCGGGTCAGCGCGTCCATCTGCGTGATCAAACCGGAGAAGGTGCTGGTCGCCGTCTGAGCGAG
It encodes the following:
- a CDS encoding cellulose-binding domain-containing protein: MAELVRDVKRCRTALHVTVSAVLVAVLGLAIAPEARAAAAMATLQVEHTWQTGFIANFSVTNPNMSPMADWRLDFDMPAGQSVLHAWNSTVTQSGTHYVVTPANWDREIAPGGTATGGFRGVLSGTYTPPSNCVVNEQYPCTVG